AGCCACGGCGTACATGGCTTTGCAGCAATACGACAACGCTGAGGCCGCTTTGCTGAAGGCCATCGCGCTGGATGATGCTCGCCCATTGCCGCATCTGCGATTGAGCGAAGTGTACGAAAAGCAAAATCGGTTGGCCGATGCTCTCGTTGCGGCCGAACGCGCGCTCGAACGCGACCCGACAGGCCAAGCCGGCCTCAACGCTGAACAGGTGCGGCAGCGCATCGCACGGCTGCGCCAGCGGCTTGCTTCTTCCAGCGCCAACCAATCGCTTCCGCATTGAACAGGCAACGGGAATTGTGTCCGCCTTTGGGGGCGTCGCTGTGTGCACGCCTGCTGACGTGTCGTGTTTTTCTGGTGCAGCGACGCATGTTTGCAGGCGCATTGCTGTGTGGCCTACACGATAGTAGCCAGACGCACAACGTCTGGGAGCCGCCATCCCCCAATCCCTCGCGCCTTCAACAGGCGCTACCCGTTTCCTCATCGGTTCGTTCATGCTGTGCAATCGCCGGCCACACGCGCGCTGCTCTGGCGCGTCTCCAACGCGCCACGATGGTTCGCTCTGTTGTTCCAGACGTTGCACGTCTGGCAACGTTGCATGCGCCGCTGGCGCGGCTCAGCAGAAACGAGCGTAGCACGGTGAATCCCAAAGGCCATCAGAAAATCGGTGAGTGCCGCCTGCGACATTCTGCTGCTGCGTTCCATCTGGCTTCATCAAACATGGCCTTGTTCTGGACGATTGGTATTATGCCGCTGGCTCCTTACTCCCTGACTTCCGGCTCCTGCCTCACACACGGCCTTTCTCTGGACGATCGGTATTAGCTCGTGCCTAAAAATTCAGATGCAGCGCCAGTGGCGTCTAGCACTGCTGCTATAGGCTTGTCTAGGCGATGTCGTTCTCGTCACTCACAGCGGCAGTTTTCGTAACCGTAGCGCGTTGGTGATGACCGATACAGAACTGAGCGTCATCGCTGCGCTGGCCAGCATCGGATTGAGCAACAAGCCCACGAGCGGATACAGCAGACCTGCTGCAATCGGCACACCGAGCGCGTTGTACAAGAACGCGAACAACAGATTCTGGCGGATATTCCGCATTGTTGCCTTGCTCAGCGTGCGTGCCCGCACGATGCCGCCAAGATCACCCTTCACGAGCGTGATGTCTGCGCTCTGGATGGCAATATCAGTTCCCGTGCCCATCGCAATGCCGACATCGGCCTGCGCCAGCGCCGGCGCGTCATTAATTCCATCGCCAGCCATGGCGACGCTGCGCCCTTCGGCTTGTAGCCGCTTGACGATGTCTGCTTTCTGGTTGGGCAGCACTTCGGCGACCACCTCGTCAATACTGAGTTTGCGGGCCACAGCTTCCGCTGTCGCGCGGTTATCGCCGGTCACCATGACGATGCGTAGGCCATCCCGCTGAAGCGCGATGATTGCGTCCTGCGTTGAAGGTTTGATCGGATCGGAGACGCCTACAACTCCGACGACGTTGCCATCAACGATGACGAACATGACCGTTTGGCCGTCCTGTTGAAGCTGCTCTGCGTGGCTCAGCAGGCTCGATGCGTCAACCTGCATCGCTTGCAAAAATGTTTCATTCCCAACCGCGACCGTTCGTCCTTCAACGATGCCTGTCACGCCCATGCCTGCGTGTGATTGGAACTGGGTCACCTGAGCCAATTGCACCTGTTTTGATCTGGCACCGTTGATGATGGCAGCCGCCAACGGGTGCTCGCTGGCGCGTTCCAAACTGGCCGCCAAGCGAAGGATTTCACGTTCCTCGTGACCGGGCAGCGCCACAACCGACATGAGCTGCGGTTTACCTTCAGTCAACGTGCCGGTTTTGTCCACAACGAGCGTATCAACTTTGCCAAGCGCTTCCAAGGCTTCGGCATTTTTAATCAACACGCCGGCTGTTGCGCCACGCCCGATTCCAACCATCACGGACATGGGCGTAGCCAACCCCAACGCGCAGGGGCAGGCAATCATCAGCACGGCGACGGCATTCAACAGGGCGTAGCTCAGGCGCGGTTGCGGACCGAGTGTCGCCCACACGATGAATGTCAGCCCAGCGATGACCACCACAGTCGGCACAAAGTATCCTGCAACAACATCGGCCACACGCTGAATCGGCGCGCGGCTGCGTTGGGCTTCAGCGACCATGTTGACGATATGGGCCAGCAACGTGTCACGTCCCACTCGCTCAGCCTGCATGATGAAGCTGCCGGCACCGTTGACCGTTCCACCGATGACCACGCTACCGCTGGTTTTCTCAACCGGCATCGGTTCACCCGTGATCATAGATTCATCAACGGCGCTATAGCCCTCAATGATTCTGCCATCAACAGGAATCCGCTGTCCGGGGCGCACGCGCAATAGATCGCCAACGTTGACGCGCTCGATTGGTATGTCTTCTTCAGACCCATCAGGTCGGACAATCCGCGCTGTGTGAGGTGTCAGCGTGAGCAATGCTCTGATGGCGCGACTGGTTTGACGGCGAGCGCGCAATTCCAGCACCTGACCCAGCAGCACAAGCGTGGTGATCACTGCTGCGGCTTCGAAATAGACGGCCACCTGACCGCTATGACCGCGGAATGCAGCAGGAAACATATCGGGAGCTAGTGCGGCAATGACGCTATAGATAAATGCTGTGCCGGTTCCGATGGCGATCAACGTGAACATGTTCAATTGACGAGTGACCAACGATGCCCACCCGCGTTGAAAGAACGGCCAGCCTCCCCATACCACGACCGGCGTCGCCAGCACGAGTTGCACCCAGATGGTCAACCGATGCCCCAGCGCGTGATGAATCGGTTGGCCAGGAATCATCTCTGACATGGCCAGGAACACGACCGGCAGTGTGAGCGCCAGACACCACCAAAATCGCC
This genomic interval from Blastocatellia bacterium contains the following:
- a CDS encoding heavy metal translocating P-type ATPase, which gives rise to MNSSGKKLTVLNKPPTQPAASNKTQRDPVCGMMVDPTTAAGSCEHAGTTYYFCHPGCLEKFRSAPERYLSETAATQAMVTLSVKPQAPVAASGVEYTCPMDPDVRQPVPGPCPACGMALEPLRATAPTTKTEYVCPMHADIVRDEPGCCPACGMALEPRMVTIEEPPNPELVQMTWRFWWCLALTLPVVFLAMSEMIPGQPIHHALGHRLTIWVQLVLATPVVVWGGWPFFQRGWASLVTRQLNMFTLIAIGTGTAFIYSVIAALAPDMFPAAFRGHSGQVAVYFEAAAVITTLVLLGQVLELRARRQTSRAIRALLTLTPHTARIVRPDGSEEDIPIERVNVGDLLRVRPGQRIPVDGRIIEGYSAVDESMITGEPMPVEKTSGSVVIGGTVNGAGSFIMQAERVGRDTLLAHIVNMVAEAQRSRAPIQRVADVVAGYFVPTVVVIAGLTFIVWATLGPQPRLSYALLNAVAVLMIACPCALGLATPMSVMVGIGRGATAGVLIKNAEALEALGKVDTLVVDKTGTLTEGKPQLMSVVALPGHEEREILRLAASLERASEHPLAAAIINGARSKQVQLAQVTQFQSHAGMGVTGIVEGRTVAVGNETFLQAMQVDASSLLSHAEQLQQDGQTVMFVIVDGNVVGVVGVSDPIKPSTQDAIIALQRDGLRIVMVTGDNRATAEAVARKLSIDEVVAEVLPNQKADIVKRLQAEGRSVAMAGDGINDAPALAQADVGIAMGTGTDIAIQSADITLVKGDLGGIVRARTLSKATMRNIRQNLLFAFLYNALGVPIAAGLLYPLVGLLLNPMLASAAMTLSSVSVITNALRLRKLPL